GAAGGTACCCCCCCCCGcgcgcccccccacccccttccaTAACCACACTACAGCCTCGAGGAGAAAAACGGTATACCTGTATGCAATCAGCCCATGCACatactgcagacacacacacacgtagccATGATGGATGGCCTCCCCTTCTCAGTAATGCACAAAAGCATTATCCGTCACCCTCCAGCCCAGAGAAAAAGAGATGCTCTTTTAAAATTGACACTCTGCTCCGTGGCAGCGTCCCAGACAAGCCTGTGTGCAAGTCAGCCCGGCTGCGTAGCCAATCATGCAGGAAGGTGCCTCCTCCTAATCTTTCTTGGGTCGGTGATCATAGAAGCACTTCCACTTCATTTAATACTTCTTACTCCATACTCCATTATTCAAAGTTGTTAAGGATAAATCCTTAACAATCCACtaggtgtgtatttgtgtttaatgGCAACGGTATGTGCATGTTGGGAATACTGTAAATTTGTTGATGTCAATGCGCATACCCTACCAGTGTCAACTAATGaatgataaataaatcattttttgtttttgtgctcTACTTGTGTTGTTTAGTGCTACTTTTTTGTACCTTttaccattacattacatgagtgattataataataataataataataataataataataataatatgaggCAAAATTGTAATTTAGTCAGTTTTTATTCACtaacatattatatattatataaaacaaaaatctaaataaagcGAGCATTGGCTCTCACCGAGCCGACTGAGGGGCATCAAATCAGGCATTTAATCATCGAGACAAGGAAACACAATGTTTGTTAAATCTGGGTATTTCTTCTCATGAGTGTCTCCCATGTCCAACACAGCATCAGCAGGAGGAGGGCCTTGAGGCAGAGGAACCTCATGAGGCAACAGGTGAAGAGGCTTGAACATTAAACATGCCACTTTGTCTTCCAGAGACGGAGACCTGATGTTTGTTAAATCTGGGTATTTCTTCTCATGAGTGTCTCCCATGTGAAGCACAGCatccaggggcgtagcacaaaattctgggccctgtagaaagccattttctatgggcccctccccgcatccacagctattcattctagcatatttttgggccctccttACATGAGGGCcatgggtactcagtccccttttcccccccagtCTGACACCCCTGACAGCATCAGCAGGGTCATCATCCAGACAAGGAAACCTGATGTTTGTTAAATTTGGGTATTTCTTCTCATGAGTGTCTCCCATGGAAGGCATAGCCTCCATAGGGTCGTCATCCAGACAAGGAAacacaatgttttttaaatctggGTACTTCTTCTCATTGGTGCTCCACATGTCCAACACAGCAGGTCGAGGACTTGGAAGAAGTGGAACTTCATGAGGCAACAGGTTGGGATTCTTTGGATCAGTGTCCTCATCCAAAGAACGAAACCCAATGTTTTTCAAAATCTCCTCATGAGCGTCTCCCATTCCCAACACATCGTCAACAGGTGGAGGACTTGGAGGCAGAGGAACCTCCTCAGCAACAAAGGACTCACGGTAGAAGTACTTCAATGATGGAGGTGGTATAGTGGCTGCTTCTTGAAAGCTGCACACTCTGCAAAAAAAGTGTCAACAGTTGATTTTGGCATTATATAATGCAAACAGATAACAACAGACTagataatgtatgtaatgtattgtCTTTCCATATCTCATATAATTTGAAGTCTAAAGCAAGACTTACCTGTCAGTTTTATTATAAGGATCTCTGCTACGGGGCATTTTATTGACACGCGATCCATAGGCTCTTTGTGGTGGAGGACCTGGAGGCAGTGGAATCTGAGCCAGCAGTTTGAGGGGCATCACATAAAGACCTATATCATCCAGAGAAGGAAACCATTTGTCAGAAAAATCTGGGTACTTCTTCTCATGAGCGTCTCCCATGTGAAGCACATCCTCAGGAGGTGGAGGGCTTGGAGGCAGTGGAACTTCCTGAGGAAACAGGTTGGAACGCTTTGGATCAGTATCGCCATCCAGAGAACGAAACCCAGTGTTTTTCAAAATCTTCTCATGAGCGTCTCCCATTCCCAACACATCGTCAACAGGTGGAGGAACCTCCTCAGCAACAAAGGTCTGACAGTAGAAGTACTTCGTGGATGGAGGTGGTAAAGTTGTTGCCTCTTGAAAGCTGCACACTCTGCAACAAAAGTGCCAACAGTTGATTTTGGTATTATACAATGCAAACAGATAATGATGACTAATTATTACACAGACTAGTTATcgtatgttttatgataataaagacgcacggtttacttcataggctgtatacttgtgttattacattatctaggtcacataacagtgatataaaCCCATAGATGTATCCTAGAATTCATTCAAAATTTTAATTTGTTATGCTCCGCAGCAATGGTCAGGGCCGAGCATTTTaagcaggaaaagaaaaaggcgTTGGGtggagaagaggagaaaagggCAAATAAACGAAGATTCTGTCTGCAGAAGTGCCAAACAGAGACATTCCTGCTCATCTGTTGAGTATGCCCAAGGAACAGGCCTAATGTTTAAGTGAGGGCTGGTGAGTGGTGCATAGGGGATTTGAACTCCTAACCTCTCGCATTGAAAACCAGTATCAAATTTGTTGAGGTACAGCTCCTTTTAAGAAACCTATGTCTCCATTCCCCAAAGCATGATGCCAGACTACACAGTGACACGTTAAACTAGGACACAACTAATGAGCTGATCGTTTAAGACAGGTGTGTTGATGCTGATAAACATGTACTAAAACATTCATAAACTACTGCAAAAATTAATTTCTCACTAGAAAATTCCGAGAATTTTTGCACTTCGTTAAGACAACATAGAGATGCCTGTAATGTATTTTGACAAAGATCAATAAATGACA
The genomic region above belongs to Perca fluviatilis chromosome 24, GENO_Pfluv_1.0, whole genome shotgun sequence and contains:
- the LOC120554790 gene encoding uncharacterized protein LOC120554790; translation: MHRSRAPYYKTDKVCSFQEATTLPPPSTKYFYCQTFVAEEVPPPVDDVLGMGDAHEKILKNTGFRSLDGDTDPKRSNLFPQEVPLPPSPPPPEDVLHMGDAHEKKYPDFSDKWFPSLDDIGLYVMPLKLLAQIPLPPGPPPQRAYGSRVNKMPRSRDPYNKTDRVCSFQEAATIPPPSLKYFYRESFVAEEVPLPPSPPPVDDVLGMGDAHEEILKNIGFRSLDEDTDPKNPNLLPHEVPLLPSPRPAVLDMWSTNEKKYPDLKNIVFPCLDDDPMEAMPSMGDTHEKKYPNLTNIRFPCLDDDPADAVRGVRLGGKRGLSTHGPHERAGGVCSPGSIL